The Rhopalosiphum maidis isolate BTI-1 chromosome 2, ASM367621v3, whole genome shotgun sequence genome segment ACTTGATAAagaagtaaataattacataatgagATGTAGAGAATGGTACGGTTGGCATTTCCCAGAGCTTGGAAAGATTCTTACAGACAATTTAGAATATGTTAAAACCATCAAAACACTTGGTAAGCAACTGCCAACTGGTAtactacgattttttttttttattgtttagtaacttatattttgtatttgcttCTTTtagtcttaaatttttttagtattatttataaaattaaatatattattcactttCTTCTAGGAAATAACTATCtaactcaataataaaaataaagttcaaTCTTTTTCAAACACTAAAGACTGTTCATAgagtattacaaaataaaaaaaaattaaataaatacataaatttaattttttttttttattgtttattttattatcattacgtaTAGAAAATTTGAATCATAATTACATAGCTTGGGTAATAAGTGAATTAcgtttgacataatatattaagtgagatttaaattgttgaataataaattaactatataagtttAGCAGTTATTATGTTAAGGTTATCcccctttaaaaataaattagatttaattaaaaaaattttgtacttgagtattaattgtttaattaagtgttataaaatatattttattttaattaggtatgaGAGAAAATGCCAAATCAATAGATTTATCTTCTATTTTAAGTCCCACTTTAGAGGATCAAGTTAAGACTGCTGCAGAAATATCTATGGGAACTGAGATTGCTGAAGATGATATACAACATATAGTACAAATGTGTGATgaggtaatttttattgtcttataatacattgcaattaacttattaagaaaaaaaaatttttaataaaatattattaattgtttatttacagaTATTAGATATCTCAACTTACCGAACTTCGCTATCTGATTATTTAAAGTCTCGAATGATGGCTGTAGCACCCAATGTAACAGTACTTCTTGGTGATTTAGTTGGAGCTAGAATGTTGGCCCAAGGAGGTAATTTATTTCTccaattttgtaataactgtatttgtaattcattgttttgatttatagGGTCTTTAGTAAATGTTGCTAAAATGCCTGCATCTACAATTCAACTTTGTGGAGCTGAAAAAGCATTGTTTAgagctttgaaaaaaaaacatgatacaCCTAAATATGGTCTTATTTATCATTCCAGCTTGGTTGGTCGAGCAACTGCTAAAGTTAAAGGAAGGGTaagtataatgattaaaaaaaaaaattagaaaatacatcttaaatattactattgattttttttttttttttgacaataatattatatttttagatgtcTCGTATGTTAGCAGCAAAAGTTGCTCTTGCTGCACGTTTTGATGCATTTGGTGAATctgaaacaattaatttagatttggGTACTAATCATTTGGctaatttagaatataaactTCGCCTTATGGAAGAAGGTTCTATGACAAGAATAAGTGGAACAGCTAAAGCTAAagctaaatttgaaaaatatcaagttaaaaggtaaacttttttttctaaacattataaaaaaaaatttattcatattattatattattagagaaATAGTACAGTATTCAGCTGCAGCTGATTCTACTATTCCTAGCAACAAACGTAAAATCGAAGATGCAGACATAAAAGAAGAATATTCAGAGGTTGCAAAAGATATCAAACAAGAATCAGaaggtacattttttatttcacttttttcctttattttaacatttttgtaactATAGGTCAACAACCTccaaagaagaagaagaaaaaaaataaggaacaAACTAATGGCGAGGATAAGTCCATTAATAATGGTGctgatatttcaattaaaagtgAACAAGAATCAATATTGACTCAGGgtaaatacaacaatttaatactattgaaattattttgaatgttatagttattaataaataattaaatcacttgtgtcttatttgaaaaactcAATGAATACATTGAAcgcaaatttacttttatttactaattaaattttacttaatgtaaAATCCATttctaataacattataactatatttttaaagaacaaacgcctaaatctaaaaaaaagaagaagagAGAACTTCAAGAAGAGCCAGTAGAAGAAGAGAATGTAGTTGGTATGTatgattaaatcaataatttactaattattttaatcaatgtgATCAattgtgaattttaattatttttaattttgttgtctttttttatgattctttttaatttaaattttaaacatacatcTGTGGATTTTATCTAAGTTCACTCAAAGTTAATAgcctaatatatttgttagctttttaatgtttttaaagtattttacaatatcttggcatttttaaatgtaatattttacatactcataacttataatttatagagactgatgaaattatattttttttttgaaacgatGAATTATCACAGATTATGTTCTTAACTGAACGTTTGATAGTTTGTttgttctaatattaaagttaacattATAAGGTAGGTTCTGATAAACCATTTAAACGtgtgattaaaataaagaataaaaaaattacttgagTACTTTTTCATTATcctaatattagatattgatCTATATCTTTTTTTCAGTAAGTGCTACTAAAAAGAAGAAGAAGTCAGTTGTTGCCGATACTTCAGTTACTGAAGTAGTTAGTAAGTTAACATTGTGTGTTTGgtgatttaaacttatttatcattaattattatatttctagcTGAATcaggaaaaaagaaaaagaaaaataagagTCAAATAGAGGAAACTGAGGCTATTGGTATGAtgaattactttattatttaaccaacTTACCTACtatctgtaaaatattattgttaatttatttttttttttactctagaAAATTCTCccaaaaaaaagaagaaatccATTGTTGCTGATATTTCAGTAGACGAAGTAGTTAGTAAGTAGATCCAATATGAAAAATTGTCTAATttggtctttttttttaatttaataatttttttatagctgaATCTGGtaaaaagaagaagaagaagaagaaagatcaataatttatttaattttttactgttaaatattattattttatcgcttCCAACAATGATtcataatgtacaatttttaaaatatattgtgacaaatatatacttaacacAAAATtgatacacaatttaaatatgtgtacttattttttttaatgaaaaccaATGTCTTTGTGCTCCATTTAATGAGATCTAATTTTATGATAGTGCGCAatctataaatgaaaattattttaacatttactgCAGCATTTGTGTATGGCttactgtattatttgtaAGGTTATTAATACAAGTGTACTAGTGATGGGT includes the following:
- the LOC113551724 gene encoding nucleolar protein 58, encoding MLVLFETSAGYAIFKLLDENKLKNVSDLYSHFESPEATTKIIKLKHFQKFDDTTEALASAASLIEGKLCKSLKKVIKSHVNSSDSLMVADPKLGAAIKEKFNISCVSSSSAADLLRCIRSQFENLLVGLPKKDLTAMSLGLAHSLSRYKLKFSPDKIDTMIVQAIGLLDELDKEVNNYIMRCREWYGWHFPELGKILTDNLEYVKTIKTLGMRENAKSIDLSSILSPTLEDQVKTAAEISMGTEIAEDDIQHIVQMCDEILDISTYRTSLSDYLKSRMMAVAPNVTVLLGDLVGARMLAQGGSLVNVAKMPASTIQLCGAEKALFRALKKKHDTPKYGLIYHSSLVGRATAKVKGRMSRMLAAKVALAARFDAFGESETINLDLGTNHLANLEYKLRLMEEGSMTRISGTAKAKAKFEKYQVKREIVQYSAAADSTIPSNKRKIEDADIKEEYSEVAKDIKQESEGQQPPKKKKKKNKEQTNGEDKSINNGADISIKSEQESILTQEQTPKSKKKKKRELQEEPVEEENVVVSATKKKKKSVVADTSVTEVVTESGKKKKKNKSQIEETEAIENSPKKKKKSIVADISVDEVVTESGKKKKKKKKDQ